A window of the Cicer arietinum cultivar CDC Frontier isolate Library 1 chromosome 6, Cicar.CDCFrontier_v2.0, whole genome shotgun sequence genome harbors these coding sequences:
- the LOC101499289 gene encoding peter Pan-like protein translates to MRKKKNTFRRPVIIKNQKQPEAQLSVDPITGKKIPKSFVFSRGKLPVPLKQLQMDLRKLMLPYTALSLKEKKRNNLRDFLNVAGPMGVTHFLILSKTAASPYLRVATTPQGPTLTFKIQEYALAADIAKSQLHPRCPKDLFKNSALIVLSGFVSGDLHLRLTTNMFQNIFPTIDVKTVKLTSCQRIVLLNYNKDTKLIDFRHYSIRLQPIGVSRRIRKLVQSHQVPDLKNLQDVSDFVTKAGYGSESEADEEAATVTLSSDIGRVNRASTKSAVRLQEIGPRMTLQLVRIEKGLCSGEVLFSEFASGKAGDKENSDDKMQDDNNEDSEGGDDDDQDGEDSEGGDDDDQDDEELD, encoded by the exons ATG aggaagaagaaaaataccTTTAGAAGGCCTGTTATCATAAAGAATCAAAAGCAACCAGAGGCACAGTTGAGTGTGGATCCTATTACCGGAAAGAAGATACCGAAAAGTTTTGTGTTTTCACGAGGGAAGTTGCCTGTTCCTCTTAAACAGCTTCAGATGGACCTTAGAAAGTTGATGCTTCCATATACTGCTCTTAGCCTCAAG GAAAAGAAACGGAATAATCTGAGAGACTTTCTGAATGTTGCTGGACCTATGGGTGTTACACATTTCCTCATACTGTCAAAAACTGCAGCCTCACCTTACTTGAGGGTTGCAACTACCCCACAAGGACCTACTCTCACATTTAAGATACAAGAATACGCACTGGCAGCCGATATTGCCAAATCTCAATTGCATCCTCGTTGCCCTAAggatctatttaaaaattctgcATTG ATTGTGCTTTCTGGATTTGTTAGCGGAGATTTACATCTACGACTTACGACTAACATGTTCCAGAATATTTTTCCGACAATTGATGTTAAAACC GTTAAACTGACGTCTTGCCAAAGGATTGTGTTGCTTAATTACAACAAAGACACTAAGCTCATTGATTTTCGGCATTATTCTATTAGATTACAACCTATAGGCGTTTCACGGAGAATTAGAAAACTTGTTCAAAGCCATCAGGTTCCTGATCTAAAGAATCTTCAAGACGTGAGCGATTTTGTCACAAA GGCTGGCTATGGATCAGAAAGTGAAGCAGATGAAGAAGCAGCAACAGTGACGTTGTCTAGTGATATTGGTAGAGTTAACCGCGCTTCTACAAAAAGTGCTGTCAGGCTTCAAGAGATTGGTCCTAGGATGACTCTTCAATTAGTTAGGATTGAGAAGGGATTGTGTTCGGGTGAAGTCCTCTTCAGCGAATTCG CTTCAGGAAAAGCTGGTGACAAAGAAAACAGTGATGATAAGATGCAGGACGACAACAATGAAGATTCAGAAGGTGGTGACGATGATGATCAAGATGGAGAAGATTCAGAAGGTGGCGACGATGATGATCAAGATGATGAAGAGCTCGATTAG
- the LOC101499606 gene encoding LOW QUALITY PROTEIN: photosystem II stability/assembly factor HCF136, chloroplastic (The sequence of the model RefSeq protein was modified relative to this genomic sequence to represent the inferred CDS: inserted 1 base in 1 codon), with protein MATLQFTFTDSSTFCKPLPQLPSKSVLHSRTRSFVVKASLELSRTRRQFIAETTAISVLVPSQLAKSEETLSDXRVYLPIDPGVVLLDIAFVPDDPNHGFLLGTRQTLLETKDGGNTWAPRSIPSAEDEDFNYRFNSISFKGKEGWIVGKPAILLYTSDAGDSWERIPLSAELPGDMVYIKATGEKGAEMVTDEGAIYVTSNRGYNWRAAVQESVSATLNRTVSSGISGASYYTGTFNTVNRSPDGRYVAVSSRGNFYLTWEPGQAYWQPHNRAVARRIQNMGWRADGGLWLLVRGGGLYLSKGTGITEEFEEVPVQSRGFGILDVGYRSTEEAWAAGGSGVLLRTNNGGKSWIRDKAADNIAANLYSVKFIDDKKGFVLGNDGVLLRYLG; from the exons ATGGCGACTCTGCAATTCACATTCACCGACTCATCCACTTTCTGCAAACCGTTACCTCAACTACCTTCTAAATCAGTTCTTCATTCTCGAACTCGAAGCTTCGTCGTTAAAGCTTCTCTCGAACTCTCCAGAACCAGAAGACAGTTCATCGCGGAAACCACAGCAATTTCGGTGCTTGTTCCTTCTCAATTGGCCAAATCCGAAGAAACTCTTTCTG TGAGAGTTTACCTACCTATCGATCCCGGTGTTGTTCTTCTCGACATCGCTTTTGTCCCTGACGATCCCAACCATG GTTTTCTTCTGGGGACGAGGCAAACGCTTTTAGAGACTAAAGATGGAGGAAACACTTGGGCACCACGTTCTATACCATCCGCAGAAGATGAAGATTTTAACTATAGGTTTAATTCTATCAGCTTTAAAGGGAAAGAAGGATGGATAGTGGGAAAACCTGCAATTCTGTTGTACACTTCTGATGCTGGAGATAGTTGGGAAAGGATACCACTCAGTGCTGAACTTCCTGGGGATATG GTATACATAAAGGCAACTGGTGAGAAGGGTGCAGAGATGGTGACTGATGAAGGTGCTATATATGTTACCTCAAACAGAGGATACAATTGGAGGGCTGCTGTTCAGGAATCGGTGTCAGCTACTCTTAATAG AACAGTTTCTAGTGGTATTAGTGGTGCAAGCTATTATACTGGAACTTTCAATACTGTCAATCGATCTCCCGATGGAAGGTATGTTGCAGTCTCAAGTCGTGGCAACTTCTACTTGACCTGGGAGCCTGGTCAG GCATACTGGCAGCCACATAACAGAGCAGTTGCCCGAAGAATCCAGAACATGGGATGGAGAGCTGATGGTGGTTTGTGGCTTCTTGTCCGTGGAGGCGGTCTTTATCTCAGCAAGGGCACAGGG ATAACTGAAGAATTTGAGGAAGTTCCTGTTCAAAGCCGGGGGTTCGGCATTCTTGATGTGGGCTATCGTTCAACG GAGGAGGCTTGGGCAGCAGGTGGTAGCGGTGTTCTGTTGAGAACTAATAATGGTGGCAAGTCATGGATCCGTGACAAAGCTGCTGACAACATTGCTGCAAATTTATACTCAGTAAA GTTCATTGATGACAAGAAGGGATTTGTATTGGGAAATGATGGAGTCTTGCTTCGCTACCTTGGATAG
- the LOC101499911 gene encoding probable E3 ubiquitin-protein ligase ARI7 produces MEKEDQDLIELINSEDDKYSTNSTITKQHFSVLTESHIKHLQHSHINQILSILPISKPVASLLLSHYHWNVAQVLESWFSNHEKVLKTIGLSNQPKSELELGFHNSQIITCEICFETFFIDKIRSSWCGHPFCINCWKQYVDTNIDDKNCFNLRCPKPNCDAAVDEDMIHQLASESRKIKYDRFFFRSFVENNNDTDIKWCPNPGCGYAIRYELPDDHDFGSRINYDVTCLCDYSFCWDCEQEAHTPVDCETVAKWMEKSSSDYSELEIITSKGWIVANTKPCPNCKMPIEKNKGCRVMTCKCRFQFCWLCLYGLSSCRTTCRKGFNNIQGKVFQEKVGDKMQRIDEKTNLDRFMYYHQLWSSNEISRKNALQNLIDISTSSNQYIKRMSLSWKKPEKYFDFIKDAWKQVVECRRILKWGYVYVYNLPQDESAKVEFLDHIQGIAQVTLDKLHRLAENESRKFLQVGLEKELNDFRVNLITLTKVTKNHVMKLVKELENGLAVVPMKRRSSEIDNDSFKKQKTTRETQSNVMELT; encoded by the coding sequence ATGGAAAAAGAGGATCAGGATTTGATAGAATTAATCAATTCAGAAGATGACAAATACTCTACTAACTCCACAATCACAAAACAACACTTTTCTGTTTTAACTGAATCTCACATAAAACACCTTCAACATTCTCACATCAATCAAATTTTATCAATTCTTCCAATTTCAAAACCTGTTGCATCCCTTTTACTCTCTCACTACCATTGGAACGTCGCTCAAGTATTGGAGTCATGGTTTTCTAACCATGAAAAAGTCCTAAAAACCATAGGGTTATCGAATCAACCCAAATCAGAACTAGAATTAGGGTTTCATAATTCACAAATTATCACATGTGAGATTTGCTTTGAAACCTTTTTTATTGATAAGATTAGGTCATCATGGTGCGGTCATCCATTTTGTATCAATTGTTGGAAACAATATGTGGATACAAATATTGATGATAAGAATTGCTTCAATCTTAGATGCCCTAAACCTAATTGTGATGCTGCTGTTGATGAAGACATGATTCATCAACTTGCAAGTGAGTCgagaaagataaaatatgaTCGATTTTTCTTTCGATCTTTCGTGGAAAACAACAATGATACGGACATTAAGTGGTGTCCTAATCCAGGGTGTGGTTATGCTATAAGATATGAATTACCAGATGATCATGATTTTGGATCTAGGATTAATTATGATGTTACATGTTTATGTGATTATAGTTTTTGTTGGGATTGTGAGCAAGAGGCTCATACTCCTGTGGATTGTGAAACTGTTGCTAAATGGATGGAAAAGAGTAGCTCTGATTATTCTGAACTTGAGATTATTACTAGTAAGGGTTGGATTGTTGCTAACACAAAACCATGTCCTAATTGCAAGATGCCCATCGAGAAAAACAAAGGTTGTAGAGTTATGACATGCAAATGTAGGTTCCAATTTTGCTGGTTATGTCTCTATGGTTTGTCTAGTTGTCGCACCACATGTCGCAAGGGTTTCAACAACATCCAAGGTAAGGTATTTCAAGAGAAAGTTGGAGATAAAATGCAAAGAATCGATGAAAAAACGAATTTGGATAGGTTCATGTACTACCACCAACTTTGGTCTAGCAatgaaatttcaagaaaaaatgcACTTCAAAATTTGATTGATATCAGTACTAGTAGTAATCAGTATATAAAGAGGATGAGTTTATCATGGAAAAAGcctgaaaaatattttgatttcataAAAGATGCATGGAAACAGGTAGTTGAATGTAGAAGAATTCTCAAATGGGGTTATGTATATGTATACAATCTTCCTCAGGATGAAAGTGCTAAGGTTGAGTTTCTTGACCACATCCAAGGCATAGCTCAAGTTACTTTGGATAAGCTTCATCGGCTTGCTGAAAATGAATCGAGAAAGTTTCTACAAGTTGGGTTAGAAAAAGAACTTAATGATTTTCGTGTGAACTTAATCACTTTGACCAAGGTGACTAAAAATCATGTTATGAAATTGGTTAAAGAATTAGAGAATGGTTTAGCTGTTGTGCCTATGAAAAGGAGGTCAAGTGAAATTGACAACGActcatttaaaaaacaaaaaacaacgCGAGAAACACAATCAAACGTGATGGAATTAACTTGA